A single region of the Myripristis murdjan chromosome 3, fMyrMur1.1, whole genome shotgun sequence genome encodes:
- the LOC115355804 gene encoding lactase-like protein: MLPRGLLRLGHVLVLLLCVSASDDFDWTKNDRSSFYYGTFQTGFSWGAGSSAYQTEGAWNIDGKGMSIWDAFTHKKGRIYLNDTGDSSCEGYYKFKDDVSLMKDMKLNHYRFSLSWPRLLPNGLKSEYINEKGIKYYDDLINTLLDNKITPIVTMYHWDLPQVLEEKYGGWQNSSMVNYFNDYANLCFERFGNRVKYWITFNNPWSIAVEGYETGEHAPGLKLRGTGAYKAAHNMIKAHAKVWHTYDTQWRSKQKGLVGISLSADWGEPVDITNQRDIEAAERYIQFYMGWFATPLFNGDYPQVMKDYIGRKSAQQGLGVSRLPVFSAQEKSFIRGTCDFLGIGHFTTRYITQKNYPSGQVNSYFTDRDLAELVDPHWPDPGSEWLYSVPWGFRRLLNFVKTQYGNPMIYVTENGVSEKMLCTDLCDEWRMQYMKDYINEMLKAMKDGVDVKGYTAWSLLDKFEWDEGFSERFGLYYVDFGNKNKPRYPKASVQYYKRIISSNGFPNQREVESWKRKALETCSSSNQLLAADPLISHMEMVTEIVVPTVCTLCILLSAVFLMFLLRGRF; this comes from the exons ATGCTGCCGCGAGGTTTACTGAGGCTGGGCCATGTGCtcgtgctgctgctgtgtgtgtcagccagcGATGACTTTGACTGGACCAAGAACGACAGATCCTCCTTCTACTATGGCACCTTCCAGACGG GCTTCTCCTGGGGAGCTGGAAGCTCTGCCTATCAGACAGAAGGAGCTTGGAACATAGATGGCAAAGGAATGAGCATATGGGATGCATTTACCCACAAAAAGGGCAGAATCTACCTGAATGACACTGGAGACTCCTCGTGTGAAGGCTACTACAAATTCAAG GATGACGTCTCCTTGATGAAGGACATGAAGTTGAATCATTATCGTTTCTCCCTCTCCTGGCCGAGGCTTCTACCCAACGGGCTGAAAA GTGAATACATAAACGAGAAAGGGATCAAATATTATGACGACCTGATTAACACGCTGCTGGACAACAAGATCACGCCCATCGTGACGATGTATCACTGGGACTTGCCTCAG GTGTTGGAGGAGAAGTACGGCGGGTGGCAGAACAGCAGCATGGTGAACTACTTCAACGACTACGCCAACTTGTGCTTTGAACGATTTGGAAACAGAGTCAAGTATTGGATCACTTTCAACAATCCGTGG TCCATCGCCGTGGAGGGATATGAAACAGGAGAACATGCACCAGGGCTGAAGCTGAGGGGCACCGGGGCTTACAAAGCTGCCCACAATATGATCAAG GCACATGCTAAGGTTTGGCACACGTATGACACCCAGTGGCGAAGCAAGCAAAAAG gcctGGTGGGGATCTCGCTGTCCGCTGACTGGGGGGAACCAGTGGACATCACCAACCAGAGGGACATTGAAGCAGCAGAGAGATACATCCAGTTCTACATGGGATGGTTCGCTACTCCGCTCTTCAACGGAGACTACCCCCAGGTTATGAAAGATTACATCG GTAGGAAGAGCGCCCAGCAGGGCCTGGGAGTTTCACGGCTGCCCGTCTTCTCGGCTCAGGAGAAGAGCTTCATCCGGGGCACCTGTGACTTCCTGGGCATTGGCCATTTCACTACCCGCTACATCACCCAGAAGAATTACCCATCAGGCCAAGTTAACAGCTACTTCACAGACCGTGATCTGGCTGAGCTGGTGGACCCTCACTGGCCCGATCCCGGCTCAGAGTGGCTCTACTCGGTCCCGTGGGGTTTCCGCCGCCTGCTGAACTTTGTCAag ACGCAGTACGGAAACCCGATGATCTACGTGACGGAAAACGGCGTTTCAGAGAAGATGTTGTGCACCGACCTCTGTGACGAATGGAGAATGCAGTACATGAAAGACTACATCAACGAAATGCTCAAAG CGATGAAGGATGGAGTGGATGTCAAGGGCTACACTGCTTGGTCCCTCCTGGACAAGTTTGAGTGGGACGAAGGCTTCTCTGAGAGGTTCGGGCTGTACTACGTGGACTTTGGCAACAAAAATAAGCCACGCTACCCAAAAGCCTCAGTTCAGTACTACAAGCGCATCATCAGCTCTAACGGGTTTCCCAATCAGAGAGAG GTGGAGAGCTGGAAGAGGAAAGCCCTGGAGACCTGCTCCTCCAGCAACCAGCTTCTGGCTGCAG atccCTTGATAAGCCACATGGAGATGGTGACAGAGATTGTGGTTCCCACTGTGTGTACGCTCTGCATTCTCCTCAGTGCAGTCTTCCTCATGTTCCTGCTGCGTGGACGcttctga
- the crybgx gene encoding crystallin beta gamma X, with protein MNIFTKVPGFAQQTRYVVSRGPQPPPFRCGGEEEGGSLAGRPTSRMSPCKLGSVLQRAFYGSSGRVTLFEQRNFAGRRLDLTSDCQKISDKNFPERCNSVQVESGAWVGFEHENYRGRQYLWDMCDRGEYNCYDRWCAQVDHISSVRAVKQDNSAPRAQLFERAGFSGKKTEIQDDIPNLMSRYSLNRAASIRVLGGSWVVYQEPNYRGPHYVLEKRDYNNSSEWGSQSSTVGSMRRVRFS; from the exons ATGAACATCTTTACTAAGGTCCCAGGATTTGCCCAACAAACCAGGTATGTCGTGAGCCGGGGCCCGCAGCCCCCCCCGTTCAGGTGtggaggcgaggaggagggcGGCTCGTTGGCTGGACGTCCCACCTCCAGGATGTCTCCATG CAAGCTGGGGTCTGTGCTCCAACGTGCCTTCTACGGGTCCAGTGGGAGG GTGACCCTTTTCGAGCAGAGGAACTTCGCCGGCAGACGGCTGGACCTGACGTCCGACTGCCAGAAAATCAGTGACAAGAACTTCCCCGAGAGATGCAACTCTGTGCAGGTGGAGAGTGGGGC ATGGGTCGGGTTCGAGCATGAGAACTACCGGGGCCGTCAGTACCTGTGGGACATGTGTGACCGAGGAGAGTACAACTGCTACGACAGGTGGTGCGCCCAGGTGGACCACATCTCCTCCGTCCGCGCTGTCAAACAG GACAACTCCGCTCCCCGAGCCCAGCTGTTTGAGCGCGCCGGCTTCTCCGGGAAGAAGACGGAGATCCAGGACGACATTCCTAACCTGATGAGCCGTTACAGCCTCAACCGAGCCGCCTCCATCCGGGTCCTGGGAGGATC gtgggtggtGTACCAGGAGCCCAACTACAGAGGTCCTCATTACGTCCTGGAGAAGCGCGACTACAACAACTCGTCTGAATGGGGCAGCCAGAGCAGCACCGTGGGCTCCATGCGCCGAGTCCGCTTCAGCTGA